ATCAAATTGACGCATatgatcataagcttcagtaggGTTACTTACCAAACCCTCAGTTCCGACAACAAAAGGACCAGACGCATCTGTAGCAGCGACATTAGGAGGAACTGGCTCACCATTCGCCTCGAGGAACTCGATCCTGTGACTTAGATTTTTGACATAATCACCAATAAAATGATTTAGTTCTCCAATAAAACATGGATCATCATAGTGATGCGGCTTTAGCGTCTCCCCCTTGAAAAGATCGAACATAACCTCTCTAAGCTCAATCTCTCGATTCTCCGCTTGTAGCCTCATCGCTTTCGCTTGTCCCTTCTGGATCCTCTCCTCCAGATGCCTCTCTTGGTCGTACATCTTCTTGCACCGTTCCTCCGGCAGAACACCCATAAACGCCGAGTGCACTGCTTCAGCGTCTTCCCTTGACGGCCAAAACTCCGTCTCCGTGTTGTCGCAGCTGTTGATAACCACACAAACTTTGACACCGCAGAGAGTCGACAGCTCGTTGGCTTTTTTAAGTAAACCTTTCTTCCTCTTCCTGAAAGTTTGGTTCCTTGCAGTGCTATTAGTCATGGGCTCTATTTTTATCCTTCCCCTTGGCATTGTTTTGTGTTGGTGAATGATAGAGATATGTTGGCACTTGATAATGCTCTTGTTTATATAGTGTAATGAGGCTGGTATTACGTATGCAGGTCTTATCACTTTCTTTGGGATCATTAATGCAAAATTGCAGTAAtgtataattataatagttacaAAAAGAATGTATATATACTCATTAACAGTTGTCAGGAAATCATTGGATAGAGCAGATAATAATCATGTAACTTTAGATATTATTTGTATAACTCAAGATATGTTTCTCTTAGTTGAAGCAATTTAACCAACCAATAAGGAAACAGtaaatttcaatgcaaatttagAAGAAAATGTTGCCAGCTAATGCTGCGTAGGTAGTAGAACTAAAATTACAGAGATATATCCAAAGGAAAATTTATACAATTCTAATAATACTACTAAACATGCTTATTTTctgaattaaagaaaaaaacttattatattagttaaaccaaaattataaatttgagaCTCATTAAATTACTATAGCTTGTGTAACACAAGATAAATCGAATCTTTATAAGAAACCGGAAATGGCTAATCACGTCTTTATTTTTGGTTTGGAAATCCGCAAAAAGTCTTAAAGAATATAGGAAACCGGAAATGACATGTTCTTTCAGAAACTTCTGATACTTCAATTcttgatattatttttccatCATTTAAGAGTAGAATACAATGTTgaaatacaaacaaataaaaacaaaggatTGCGGTTTAGCTTCTTTTGGGTTTATTGATTATATAAGTAACAAAATTCCTTCGCTACTCTAAACCTCTCCTCCCAGGATGGAGTGTATTTCCCTTTTATTGGATGAAAGGtagtttgttaaaaaaagatCATATGCAATATCTCATAAAGTTTTAGTTGAGGATTATAGAACTTTGGTTAGAAACTTTTGAGTTTGTATTAGGTTTGGTTGCTATTTATTATGTTGAAGATACCTTTTATTATATAAGTTGCACTCATTAAACTAATTAGTGAATTTAGGCTAATCCGTCCcgtcaatatatatttttttacactaGAGTAGTTTGAGATTTCTGAGTGTTTTCTGTTTTAAATTGTGTTATTTTCCCTCTTTCCTCGTCCTCTTGACTTGTCATAATGTAGCTgtagataaattatttttattcattaataattGATCATCTTTTTATTGAGATTGTTTACTTAGTACATTATAGATGGAAAAAGCTCCTTATGTATGGAGCAAGTAGAAAGAGTGAGAGACATGCATAGAGATGATCTTGAGGGGAAAAAGTGTTTCATGCATCAGAAAGCCTCTTCTTCTGACTCTGGGAAGATAGGCTTGAGCGGAGGAAATCTTGTTTCGCAGAATTCTTGACAGTCCCGTTAATGAATCTCTGGTACCATTTGCCAGATTCTTTGAGGTTTCTGTCGTCGAGATCTTAATATGAGAATGGGGAAGCattcataaaacataaattactgAGGTTTAgcttcttttggttttcttgattatataagaaccaaaataaaataaaatcatttgaaTGATAGGAAAATCATAtgtaaaatactattaaattttagttgAGGATGATAGAACTTTGGTGTAGCtagatttgagtttgtataAGGTTTGGTCATTGTTTATTA
The Brassica napus cultivar Da-Ae unplaced genomic scaffold, Da-Ae ScsIHWf_2397;HRSCAF=3098, whole genome shotgun sequence DNA segment above includes these coding regions:
- the LOC125600777 gene encoding MADS-box transcription factor PHERES 1-like produces the protein MTNSTARNQTFRKRKKGLLKKANELSTLCGVKVCVVINSCDNTETEFWPSREDAEAVHSAFMGVLPEERCKKMYDQERHLEERIQKGQAKAMRLQAENREIELREVMFDLFKGETLKPHHYDDPCFIGELNHFIGDYVKNLSHRIEFLEANGEPVPPNVAATDASGPFVVGTEGLVSNPTEAYDHMRQFDGMDMSVKEEAPGGFNDHVHHQNMNHQEPFQYQTSTNSYDQTQPMFYGSSQDMNMNLEEPFQYQTPANFDDQTQPMFYGSSQDMYTGLNHDQGQSSNQYPNSNQSFVGLLMGQPQQMSDGQDPAIVASMDDKNNGYHQLLITSQMPLTTTAAAAADLSGHRINNGWLTRFGLD